TATTGGTGTCGTATAAAGTTTTGGTTTTGTCAAAAAAATAATGTTCACTTTCTAGTAGCTCACCAAAAATTTTTTTAAACTCCATATCTATATTATTTTTTTTGAAATTTTGAATAGATTGCATGGCAAACATAAAGTGATCATATTTTGTCGGTAAAAAGTGTGATAAGTCAAAGCCATTGCCGACAACTAAAATATTCACATGTGTTTCCTTAATATAAATTTTAAAGAAGATACATTAAAAAATAATAGTTTTAAAGACTTAGCTAGCGTGAAGCTTTAGGTAAAAATTCAGCTTTAAATTCACCTAAGGGCATCTTAAAGAAAAATTGATCAGCATCTTCTTTTTTACAGTTCAACCAATCTTCCCTGTATTCTTCAGGGATTACAATAATTGACCGTTTCTCATCTTCAGGTTTGTGAAACTGACTCATGAAAGGATGATTGTTTGCATTAATAGTCAGCATTGACATAGACCTAACTTGTTTGCCATCAATCAGCGTTGAATCATAAATTGCTGCCACTGTGAACGGCAAGCCGTCTTTTCTATAAATTCCCCAACGTTCGGCTTTACCATTTACATATCTTGGTTCATAGATCTTTTCTACAGGTATTAAAGCAAACTGGCTTTTAGCCCATGCATGTCGAAAACTAGGTTTTTTATCAACCGTCTCAGTTCTTGCGTTGTATGTGAACTTAGAAAACTTGAGATCATGTTTCCATGGTGGAATCATGCCGAACTTTACTTGTCGCCATTCTATTTTGCCATTGTTACTAAAAAGTAAAGGGCAATCGTAACCAGGGTAAACATCGGTCTTATAGTCAAAAGTTGGTTCGAAAAGATTAAGAAGGTGTACTCGATCTTTTTCAATCGGTTCGTAATTTGCACACATAACTAAATCCTTTAACTTTTTTTATAACTTATTATTTTTGTACAAACTTGTGTACATATTTTTATTACAACTTGTATATTCGTAAATTAGTTTAAATAAATCAATTACTTGTTAATTGTACCATTCTTATCAAACATTATGATTTTAGACATTTTTTTAAATATCTCCAAAATCATTCAGAGCAAAATTTTTAAAACACATCTACCATATAACCTTTTAAAATCATAAATTAAATAAACTTATAAATACTCAAACTAATTTAAAACTCCATCCAATAATTTTCTAAAATTTACATAGCTTCATAGGACGGATAGGAAAGATAAATGGTTTGAAATTATAACGTGGAATTTGGTAAAATAAAAAATAATAATGAAGCAGTTTTAGTGGAAAATTCCTCCTTTAAATTAAAAATATTT
This genomic stretch from Acinetobacter oleivorans DR1 harbors:
- a CDS encoding SOS response-associated peptidase, yielding MCANYEPIEKDRVHLLNLFEPTFDYKTDVYPGYDCPLLFSNNGKIEWRQVKFGMIPPWKHDLKFSKFTYNARTETVDKKPSFRHAWAKSQFALIPVEKIYEPRYVNGKAERWGIYRKDGLPFTVAAIYDSTLIDGKQVRSMSMLTINANNHPFMSQFHKPEDEKRSIIVIPEEYREDWLNCKKEDADQFFFKMPLGEFKAEFLPKASR